The proteins below are encoded in one region of Amycolatopsis acidiphila:
- a CDS encoding HAD family hydrolase, with amino-acid sequence MRALLMDFGGVIQHSVLELLPAWSARFGLPDHITQRSGPCGALVDQLWKRMPRRELTEREYWAQRAAEIGGLLGYQRQARDLLVRVIGGPEQQ; translated from the coding sequence ATGCGCGCATTGCTGATGGACTTTGGCGGAGTGATCCAGCATTCGGTGCTGGAACTACTCCCGGCGTGGTCGGCCCGGTTCGGGCTGCCCGACCACATCACCCAGCGCAGCGGCCCGTGCGGTGCTCTTGTCGATCAGCTGTGGAAACGCATGCCGCGCCGTGAGCTGACCGAGCGGGAGTACTGGGCGCAGCGGGCGGCAGAGATCGGCGGACTGCTCGGCTACCAGCGGCAGGCTCGGGACCTGCTGGTGCGCGTAATTGGCGGGCCCGAGCAACAGTAG
- a CDS encoding PEP-utilizing enzyme: MVTIVPVDQFIADGGYPGYTPLGDRADWLVKPSGPFREADEQRFWFLDFHWPQGLTPMGLACVEDVYSWGTQLAAEALPVPIGRGIAHRIAGTHIYAAAIEVTHEAQVAERTRRLRASLPAFVNNFDAIWAARVGEIGAWWDRLWSVDVSSLSRPELGEYLREARRFHRRAFEIHFEVMYPLLINYLGFHRACTGMGIAPGEVAKFLQGYDTKIMETDRTLYTLARKARQAGLREVFVAHAAHDLRGALSRRGGRAASWLTEFDDFLRLYGDRAEGTSDIALPSWAEDPTPPLKMIKSFLRDDADHDFAAARNAAVEEREAAIDAARAGLTSPEQEIFDAGLASCQVANFPWWQDEHNLWIDLRASLPLRWACLRVSDAVGAGRPDDALFLFWPELMAVVDGTTPYDTLRQLVEDRRQYFDHWQQRRPDMPKILGTVPDAVTDPILIEVFGLDRHFLQAVSAGDGHTEVRSLTGMPAAGGVARGIARVLFDAAGLHRVQRGDVLVCESTSPNWTPAFGKVAACVCDGGGSLSHAAIVGREYRIPTVTAVGVATTVIQDGDEIEVDGTRGVVTVLRRAARIESLGAVS, encoded by the coding sequence ATGGTCACGATCGTGCCGGTGGACCAGTTCATCGCCGACGGGGGGTATCCCGGATACACCCCGCTCGGTGACCGTGCTGACTGGCTGGTGAAGCCGTCCGGGCCGTTCCGCGAGGCGGACGAGCAGCGGTTCTGGTTCCTGGACTTTCATTGGCCGCAGGGACTGACCCCGATGGGGTTGGCCTGCGTTGAAGACGTGTACTCTTGGGGCACCCAACTGGCCGCCGAGGCGTTGCCGGTACCGATCGGTCGTGGCATCGCCCACCGGATCGCCGGCACGCACATCTACGCCGCAGCCATCGAGGTCACCCACGAAGCGCAGGTCGCCGAACGCACGCGGCGGCTGCGGGCGAGCTTGCCAGCCTTCGTGAACAACTTCGACGCGATCTGGGCGGCGCGGGTCGGGGAAATCGGCGCCTGGTGGGATCGTCTGTGGTCGGTCGATGTGTCGTCCCTGTCTCGGCCGGAACTGGGTGAGTATCTGCGCGAGGCACGGCGGTTCCACCGGCGCGCATTTGAGATCCACTTCGAAGTGATGTACCCGCTGCTGATCAACTATCTCGGTTTTCACCGCGCGTGCACCGGGATGGGTATCGCGCCCGGTGAGGTCGCGAAGTTCCTCCAAGGCTACGACACGAAGATCATGGAGACGGATCGAACGCTGTACACCCTCGCCAGGAAAGCGCGCCAGGCTGGGTTACGGGAGGTGTTCGTTGCCCACGCCGCACATGATCTGCGCGGGGCGCTGTCCCGCCGCGGTGGACGCGCCGCGTCCTGGTTGACTGAGTTCGATGACTTCCTGCGCCTGTATGGCGATCGTGCCGAGGGAACGTCCGACATTGCCCTGCCCTCGTGGGCGGAGGACCCGACACCGCCCCTGAAGATGATCAAATCCTTTCTGCGCGACGACGCCGATCACGACTTCGCCGCCGCGCGGAACGCCGCGGTCGAGGAGCGGGAGGCGGCCATTGACGCCGCCCGCGCAGGGCTGACCTCGCCGGAACAAGAGATATTCGACGCGGGGCTGGCTTCGTGTCAGGTAGCGAATTTCCCGTGGTGGCAGGACGAGCACAACCTGTGGATCGACCTGCGGGCGTCGCTGCCGCTGCGGTGGGCGTGTCTGCGGGTCTCTGACGCGGTGGGCGCAGGCAGGCCCGATGACGCCCTGTTTCTGTTCTGGCCCGAGCTGATGGCGGTGGTGGACGGCACCACACCGTATGACACGCTCCGGCAGCTCGTTGAGGACCGGCGACAGTACTTCGACCACTGGCAGCAACGCAGGCCCGACATGCCCAAGATTTTGGGGACGGTGCCGGACGCGGTCACTGACCCCATCCTGATCGAGGTCTTCGGCCTCGACCGGCATTTCCTGCAAGCGGTGAGCGCCGGCGACGGCCACACCGAGGTGCGGTCACTGACCGGTATGCCTGCGGCAGGGGGCGTGGCGCGGGGCATCGCCCGAGTCCTGTTCGACGCGGCCGGGCTACACCGAGTCCAACGCGGCGACGTGTTGGTGTGTGAATCGACCTCACCGAACTGGACCCCCGCTTTCGGCAAGGTCGCGGCCTGTGTCTGCGATGGTGGCGGCAGCCTGTCCCACGCCGCGATCGTCGGCCGCGAGTATCGGATACCTACGGTGACCGCGGTGGGCGTGGCCACGACCGTTATCCAGGACGGCGACGAGATCGAGGTCGACGGCACCCGTGGGGTCGTTACCGTCCTGCGGCGGGCGGCGCGCATCGAGTCCCTGGGAGCAGTCTCGTGA
- a CDS encoding PEP/pyruvate-binding domain-containing protein encodes MSGQVLGLDELDCGTAVAIGGPKIGRLVELRAAGITVPHGFVLGATAYRRHCVNSGLDLIIDKVLGQLPPAPSVRQLDAASAEIRRAFLRAPMSPELISSVTEAYQNLCARHGPGNIPVAVRSSAAGEDGGQASFAGIFDTSLGIVGTRRLQEAVRDCWASLFTPRALSYRRERGITHQDMPMAVGVLELIPARASGVAFSAHPVTGRTDRIVIEGSWGWGEVVVQGHVIPDHAEVAKSDLRVLRYHIARKEVMSDLDLASGRIVSRPVPQHLRETRVADSDEVAVIAATVRRIEEHYGCPVDVEWVISRDRQAGAPVHIVQARPITTPVTESASLPRTGWDPVAFAFGMPPQLEVPWLRRTR; translated from the coding sequence GTGAGCGGCCAGGTGCTCGGGCTGGACGAGCTGGACTGCGGCACTGCGGTGGCCATCGGCGGCCCGAAGATCGGCCGACTCGTGGAGCTGAGAGCGGCGGGGATCACGGTGCCGCACGGATTCGTGCTCGGCGCGACCGCCTACCGCCGGCACTGTGTCAACTCCGGCTTGGACCTGATCATCGACAAGGTGCTGGGCCAGTTACCCCCTGCGCCCTCCGTGCGGCAGCTGGACGCGGCGTCGGCCGAGATCCGACGGGCCTTTCTCCGCGCGCCGATGTCACCTGAGCTGATCTCGTCGGTCACCGAGGCCTACCAGAATCTGTGTGCCCGCCACGGGCCGGGGAACATACCGGTCGCCGTGCGCAGCTCCGCGGCCGGCGAGGATGGCGGGCAGGCCAGTTTCGCCGGCATCTTCGACACCTCCCTCGGCATCGTCGGAACCCGCCGCCTGCAGGAGGCGGTGCGCGACTGCTGGGCCAGCCTGTTCACCCCACGAGCCCTCAGCTACCGTCGCGAACGCGGCATCACGCACCAGGACATGCCGATGGCCGTCGGGGTGCTGGAACTCATTCCCGCCCGAGCCTCCGGCGTGGCGTTCTCGGCACACCCGGTGACCGGGAGGACCGACCGCATCGTGATCGAAGGCTCGTGGGGATGGGGCGAGGTCGTCGTGCAAGGACACGTCATCCCCGACCACGCCGAGGTCGCCAAGTCCGATCTGCGGGTGCTGCGCTACCACATTGCGCGCAAGGAGGTCATGTCCGACCTCGATCTGGCCAGTGGCCGGATCGTGAGTCGGCCGGTACCGCAGCACCTGCGCGAAACACGGGTCGCGGACTCCGACGAGGTCGCCGTGATCGCCGCGACAGTGCGCCGGATCGAAGAACACTACGGCTGTCCGGTGGACGTGGAGTGGGTCATCAGTCGCGACCGGCAGGCCGGTGCGCCGGTGCACATCGTGCAGGCGCGTCCCATCACCACGCCGGTGACCGAATCCGCATCGCTGCCCCGGACAGGGTGGGATCCTGTCGCCTTCGCCTTCGGCATGCCGCCCCAGCTCGAGGTCCCGTGGTTACGACGAACCCGGTGA
- a CDS encoding 2Fe-2S iron-sulfur cluster-binding protein, giving the protein MGLLRIEPAGVSLRSREDEPMLAALARCGYSHRFGCRRGGCGTCKVELVSGAVRYPAPVPEQVLTAAERAAGVCVSCRAVPVGDVVIRLRRGDRLRCVAPILAALAATTMEEGER; this is encoded by the coding sequence ATGGGTCTGCTGCGGATCGAGCCCGCCGGGGTGAGCCTACGCTCACGCGAAGATGAACCGATGTTGGCGGCGCTTGCCCGCTGTGGCTATAGCCATCGCTTCGGGTGCCGCCGCGGTGGTTGCGGTACCTGCAAGGTCGAGCTCGTCTCCGGCGCGGTTCGCTACCCCGCGCCGGTGCCCGAACAGGTGCTCACAGCGGCGGAACGAGCGGCCGGTGTGTGTGTGTCGTGCCGAGCAGTGCCCGTGGGCGACGTGGTCATCCGGTTGCGGCGTGGTGACCGGCTTCGGTGTGTCGCACCGATCTTGGCTGCCCTGGCGGCCACAACAATGGAGGAAGGAGAGCGCTGA
- a CDS encoding catechol 2,3-dioxygenase, producing the protein MGVMRLGYVHTRVTDLEAARSHYADTLGMRLVHEDDDRLYFKAWDEYDHHSVVLERGGVGLVKLGYKVQRSEDLDVIEKRVQTFGCLTERMSKGDNLAVGDGIRVVLPSDHVVELYAEIEYTGTETGTLNPDVFPRHLVGVGVPRVDHALITTEDPATLERFFGECLKFRPAERVVTDLSEDADLLGSWMFCTNTPHDIAFIKGPNGKLHHFAYYLNDWSDILKAGQLFSMDDVSVDVGPTQHGITRGETIYFFDPAGNRNEVFSGGYQTYPDFPTITWTADQLGKGIFYVSRELNERFTTVLT; encoded by the coding sequence ATGGGCGTGATGCGGCTTGGTTACGTGCACACCCGGGTGACCGATCTCGAGGCTGCCCGGTCGCACTACGCCGACACTCTCGGCATGCGGTTGGTGCACGAGGACGATGATCGGTTGTACTTCAAAGCCTGGGACGAATACGACCACCATTCGGTCGTGCTAGAGCGGGGCGGGGTCGGGCTGGTCAAGCTCGGCTACAAGGTGCAGCGCTCGGAGGATCTGGACGTTATCGAGAAGCGGGTGCAGACCTTCGGCTGCCTCACCGAGCGGATGAGCAAGGGGGACAACCTCGCGGTGGGAGACGGCATCCGTGTGGTGCTGCCCAGCGACCACGTGGTCGAACTGTATGCCGAGATCGAATACACCGGCACCGAGACGGGCACGCTCAACCCGGATGTGTTTCCTCGCCATCTCGTCGGTGTCGGCGTACCTCGCGTCGATCACGCGTTGATTACGACCGAGGACCCGGCGACGCTGGAACGGTTTTTCGGCGAGTGCCTAAAATTCCGCCCTGCCGAACGCGTCGTGACCGACCTGAGCGAGGACGCCGACTTGCTCGGCTCGTGGATGTTCTGCACGAACACCCCGCACGACATCGCCTTCATCAAAGGGCCCAACGGGAAGCTGCATCACTTCGCCTACTATCTCAACGACTGGTCTGACATCCTGAAGGCGGGTCAGTTGTTCTCGATGGACGACGTCTCGGTGGATGTGGGGCCGACTCAGCACGGCATCACCCGCGGCGAGACGATCTATTTCTTCGATCCGGCGGGGAACCGCAACGAGGTATTCTCGGGCGGCTACCAAACCTATCCGGACTTCCCGACGATCACGTGGACGGCCGACCAGTTGGGTAAAGGCATTTTCTATGTCAGCCGCGAACTCAACGAGCGCTTCACCACGGTGCTCACCTGA
- a CDS encoding GlcG/HbpS family heme-binding protein, translating to MAGARRVLDAAVAHAKKIDVAVCVAVADRAGHLLAYLRTDGAPLLSEQIARDKAYTVAAFNGQPTHAWWPAIAEDPPLRHGLVHTARLVIFGGGVPVRANGELVGAVGVSGGSADQDRQIAEAGAAAVR from the coding sequence ATGGCTGGAGCGCGACGAGTGCTGGACGCCGCCGTGGCGCACGCCAAAAAGATCGACGTGGCGGTCTGTGTGGCGGTAGCTGACCGCGCCGGGCACCTGCTGGCATACCTGCGGACAGATGGTGCTCCCTTGCTGTCGGAGCAGATCGCCCGCGACAAGGCCTACACGGTGGCGGCATTCAACGGCCAACCCACACACGCGTGGTGGCCCGCCATCGCCGAGGACCCTCCGCTGCGGCACGGGCTCGTACACACCGCACGGCTGGTGATCTTCGGTGGTGGTGTGCCGGTGCGGGCGAACGGCGAGCTGGTCGGCGCGGTGGGGGTCTCTGGAGGCTCAGCCGACCAGGACCGGCAGATCGCCGAGGCCGGAGCGGCCGCGGTGAGGTGA
- a CDS encoding IclR family transcriptional regulator, producing MRSTQRHDGNGTSAAPSVLDRVLAILGAFDGESRPLGTSELARRTGLAKSTVHRLVCALVTHGLLERHGDGVVLGLRLFELAERVPRQHDLREAALPYMADLRAATRQTVHLAVLDGTEVVYVEILRSRDAPPLPSRVGGRLPAHATGVGKAILAFSPSETVEAVIRGGLPRLSERTIAGPGLLQRELRAVRGNGIAYDHEESRAGLVCAASPITAADGTIAGALSVSGWVGRLNVRRIAPAVRTAALALSRDLGAPTQ from the coding sequence ATGCGTTCCACTCAACGGCACGATGGCAACGGCACGAGTGCGGCACCGTCGGTGCTGGACCGAGTGTTGGCCATCCTTGGCGCGTTCGACGGGGAGTCCCGCCCGCTGGGCACCTCGGAACTGGCGCGCCGTACCGGACTGGCGAAATCCACCGTGCACCGCCTGGTCTGCGCGCTGGTCACGCACGGCCTGCTGGAGCGGCACGGTGACGGGGTCGTGCTCGGCCTGCGGCTGTTCGAGCTGGCCGAGCGGGTGCCGCGTCAGCACGACCTGCGCGAGGCAGCGTTGCCCTACATGGCCGACCTGCGGGCGGCCACCCGGCAGACTGTGCACCTCGCCGTGCTCGACGGCACCGAGGTCGTCTACGTGGAGATCCTGCGCAGCCGGGACGCACCGCCATTACCGTCGCGGGTCGGTGGTCGGTTGCCGGCGCACGCCACCGGAGTCGGCAAGGCGATCCTGGCGTTCTCCCCGTCGGAGACCGTCGAGGCGGTGATCCGGGGCGGCCTGCCGCGACTGTCCGAACGTACCATTGCGGGGCCTGGTCTGCTGCAGCGCGAGCTGCGGGCGGTGCGCGGCAACGGGATCGCCTACGACCACGAGGAGTCCCGCGCGGGCCTGGTGTGCGCGGCCAGCCCGATCACCGCCGCCGACGGCACTATCGCCGGGGCGCTGTCGGTATCGGGCTGGGTGGGGCGGCTCAACGTGCGTCGCATCGCGCCCGCCGTCCGCACCGCCGCCCTCGCCCTTTCCCGCGACCTGGGCGCCCCCACGCAGTAA
- a CDS encoding 2-keto-4-pentenoate hydratase, which yields MSTQARSEAVRALLGAYQSGVPVDPLTDQYDGLDVDDAYAIQVSQVQRWQADGAVVKGHKVGLSSAAMQRQLGVDQPDFGHLTDRMFHLESQPIDPSAFVAPKVEPEIAFVLGKPLAGPGVTVAEAVAAVEFVTPALEIIDSRIRDWKIKLVDTIADNASSAGVVLGSTATPLSQVNVRLVGGVLYHNGELVGTGAGGAVLGSPLNALVWLTNTLGARGVTLQAGHVVLPGSITAAVPVAAGDVATATFAGLGSVTARFSKEGGVK from the coding sequence ATGAGTACGCAAGCGCGCTCGGAAGCGGTGCGGGCACTGCTGGGCGCCTACCAAAGTGGCGTACCGGTCGACCCGTTGACCGACCAGTACGACGGCTTGGACGTTGACGATGCCTACGCGATCCAGGTAAGCCAGGTGCAGCGGTGGCAGGCCGACGGCGCGGTGGTCAAAGGCCACAAGGTGGGGCTGAGCTCGGCGGCGATGCAGCGCCAGCTCGGCGTGGACCAGCCCGACTTCGGCCACCTCACCGACCGCATGTTCCACCTGGAATCGCAGCCGATCGATCCGTCGGCATTCGTGGCGCCGAAGGTGGAACCCGAGATCGCGTTCGTGCTGGGCAAGCCGTTGGCCGGTCCGGGAGTCACGGTGGCCGAAGCGGTGGCCGCAGTAGAGTTTGTGACGCCGGCGCTGGAGATCATCGACTCCCGCATCCGGGACTGGAAAATCAAGCTCGTCGACACCATCGCTGACAACGCCTCCTCCGCCGGGGTGGTGCTGGGCAGTACCGCTACCCCGCTGTCGCAGGTGAACGTCCGGCTGGTCGGTGGGGTGCTGTACCACAACGGGGAGCTAGTGGGTACCGGCGCGGGCGGTGCAGTGCTCGGCTCGCCGCTGAACGCGCTGGTGTGGCTGACGAACACGCTCGGCGCCCGCGGCGTGACGCTGCAGGCCGGGCACGTGGTGCTGCCCGGGTCGATCACCGCGGCGGTGCCGGTGGCGGCCGGTGATGTAGCCACGGCGACGTTCGCCGGCCTGGGGTCGGTGACCGCCCGGTTCTCGAAGGAAGGTGGAGTCAAGTGA